The proteins below come from a single Chryseobacterium sp. MA9 genomic window:
- a CDS encoding NAD-dependent epimerase/dehydratase family protein, whose product MNSIKIILTGATGMVGEGVLMECLENPNVSEILSISRKPCGKSHHKLKEYLVPDFLSIDIHDEKLKGYDACFFCAGISSIGMNEEDYTRITYDTTLHFAKAVLNQNPDMVFNYVSGASTDSTESGKMMWARVKGKTENDLKKMNFKGAYNFRPGFMKPIDGQLNVKWFFKPFIWIFPIFFQSKSLTLQEVGRAMINVTQKGYPTSALEIRDIKNLSI is encoded by the coding sequence AAATAATTCTTACAGGAGCTACAGGGATGGTAGGAGAAGGCGTTTTAATGGAATGTCTTGAGAATCCCAATGTTTCCGAAATCCTCAGCATAAGCAGAAAACCTTGTGGAAAATCGCATCACAAGCTGAAAGAATACCTTGTCCCGGACTTTTTATCCATAGACATTCATGATGAAAAACTGAAAGGCTATGATGCCTGTTTTTTCTGTGCAGGAATCAGCAGTATAGGCATGAATGAAGAAGATTACACCAGAATTACTTACGATACAACCTTACACTTTGCAAAAGCTGTTTTGAACCAAAATCCGGATATGGTTTTCAATTATGTTTCAGGGGCAAGCACAGACAGCACAGAGAGTGGAAAAATGATGTGGGCAAGAGTAAAAGGCAAAACTGAAAATGATCTGAAAAAGATGAATTTCAAAGGGGCTTATAATTTCCGTCCCGGATTCATGAAACCTATTGACGGTCAATTGAATGTAAAATGGTTTTTTAAACCTTTTATTTGGATTTTTCCTATTTTTTTTCAATCAAAATCATTAACTTTACAGGAAGTGGGTAGAGCAATGATCAATGTGACACAAAAAGGGTACCCTACATCTGCTTTAGAAATTAGAGATATTAAAAATTTATCGATATGA
- a CDS encoding choice-of-anchor I family protein, whose translation MINNYLLKGSVIAAFFFQSGLFGQTLIHYWNFNNNTSAVTVTTPASTMVNGSLTAIAGGTSVIDFAGGTGQNFSEENLNARNGDASGTHLRFNNPIGGGLQFNLPTTGYNNVIVKFTTRRSGQGAGTQTWSYSTDGTTFVQFQTVNPQDANPQLISLDFSNIQGANNNPNFKLKVEFSAAGGGTGGNNRFDNFTVDATPAGGPDITPPTVTYLPANNTNNASTTVNPTLSFNENIRLTDNSAINNSNAQNLIELRLGNAAGAQIPFTTTFSNNTITVTPTSGLVPGQTYYIALKPNTVEDFSDNGVIDATSSTFTTAGTTISLEKNFIKVNENAGNLAFKINITNPSTATVNLVVKPAPFSTADANDFTLANQTINITPSTTSYTVNIPIIDDTVAEQQAEYFVVSLENPAGAAISGDNSATVFIIDNDKPAPVPSHQIQLNYLGSFDPSGNNNSSTEIVVHDASTQRLFTISSITDVFDIIDFSNPAIPSVVKTVNMAPYGGITSIAVKNGIIAAASPNTDPQQNGSVVFFDINGNFLKQINVGALPDMITFSPDGTKVVTANEGEPNDAYTVDPEGTISIIDISGGIGNLTQSNVTTLNFNSFDSQLATLTATGLRKVRTNNTLSQDLEPEYVTISADSQKAWVTLQENNAVAEINLATKTITGIWGLGKKDMSLPGNGFDASDNNGEVLIANWPVKTYYVPDAVQNYKVGSTNYIVTANEGDEKDLSGYSERTTVGANNYTLDPVLFPNSSILKASYNLGRFRVSSATGNTDGDAEFEEIAALGARSFSIFSTDTKQIVYDSGDQFERYIAAYHPLIFNTDNESNAVKNRSRAKGPEPEGVALGNINGQTYAFITLERTGGVMVYNITDPNNPTFTDYKHSRSTSAYGGDNGPEGIIYIAPENTTTNKGYVIVANEISGTLSMYEVAVPATLGTGEIKTEQVTFNVFPNPVNKGNTLYFNRKQDYELYDMSGKLIGKEKNALTISTSNLSTGVYLIKTSEGQIKRVIVK comes from the coding sequence ATGATCAACAACTACTTATTAAAAGGGTCTGTGATTGCCGCATTCTTTTTTCAGAGCGGTCTTTTCGGACAGACACTGATTCATTACTGGAATTTTAACAACAACACTTCTGCTGTCACAGTCACTACACCTGCTTCTACTATGGTGAACGGTTCTCTTACGGCTATAGCAGGTGGTACAAGTGTAATAGATTTTGCAGGTGGTACCGGGCAGAATTTTAGTGAGGAAAATTTAAATGCCAGAAATGGAGATGCATCCGGAACCCATTTAAGGTTCAATAATCCGATCGGAGGAGGGTTACAGTTTAATCTGCCTACAACAGGATACAATAATGTCATTGTTAAATTTACTACCAGAAGATCCGGCCAGGGAGCAGGTACCCAGACATGGTCTTATTCAACAGACGGAACTACTTTTGTGCAGTTTCAGACTGTGAATCCTCAGGATGCCAATCCTCAGCTGATTAGTCTTGACTTTTCTAACATACAGGGAGCCAATAACAATCCCAACTTTAAATTAAAAGTTGAATTCTCAGCAGCAGGAGGTGGAACAGGAGGAAACAACCGTTTTGATAACTTTACGGTAGATGCAACTCCTGCCGGTGGTCCTGATATCACTCCACCAACCGTTACTTATCTTCCTGCTAATAATACCAATAACGCTTCAACTACTGTAAATCCTACATTATCTTTTAATGAAAATATAAGATTAACAGATAATTCCGCGATCAATAATTCTAATGCTCAAAATCTTATAGAGCTCCGCCTGGGGAATGCCGCAGGCGCACAAATTCCTTTTACAACAACTTTCAGCAACAATACCATTACCGTGACTCCAACTTCAGGGCTGGTACCGGGACAAACTTATTATATTGCGCTTAAACCCAACACAGTAGAAGACTTTAGTGATAATGGGGTTATTGACGCTACATCCAGTACTTTTACTACAGCCGGAACAACAATTTCTTTGGAAAAAAACTTTATTAAGGTTAATGAAAATGCAGGAAACCTTGCATTCAAAATCAATATCACCAATCCTTCAACAGCTACAGTAAATCTTGTGGTAAAACCGGCACCATTCAGTACAGCTGATGCTAATGATTTTACTTTAGCCAACCAAACTATTAACATCACTCCATCTACAACAAGTTATACAGTTAACATTCCTATTATTGATGACACAGTGGCAGAACAGCAGGCTGAATATTTTGTTGTAAGCCTTGAAAATCCTGCAGGAGCAGCTATTTCAGGAGATAATTCTGCAACTGTTTTTATTATAGATAATGATAAACCGGCACCGGTTCCATCTCATCAGATCCAACTGAATTATCTAGGAAGTTTTGATCCTTCAGGAAATAATAATAGTTCTACAGAAATTGTGGTTCATGATGCATCAACTCAGCGCTTATTCACAATAAGCTCCATTACAGATGTTTTTGACATTATTGATTTCAGTAACCCGGCAATTCCATCAGTAGTAAAAACAGTGAATATGGCACCTTATGGCGGTATCACAAGTATTGCCGTGAAAAATGGAATCATTGCAGCCGCTTCTCCCAATACTGATCCTCAGCAAAACGGTTCTGTAGTGTTCTTTGATATAAACGGAAACTTCCTGAAACAGATAAACGTAGGAGCATTACCGGATATGATTACCTTCTCCCCTGACGGAACAAAAGTTGTTACAGCAAATGAAGGAGAGCCTAATGACGCTTACACCGTAGATCCTGAAGGAACAATCAGTATTATTGACATCTCCGGCGGTATTGGAAACCTTACGCAAAGTAATGTAACGACTCTTAATTTCAACAGTTTTGATTCTCAGCTAGCAACGTTAACGGCTACAGGTTTAAGAAAAGTAAGAACTAACAATACACTTTCTCAGGATCTGGAACCTGAATATGTAACCATCAGTGCAGACAGTCAGAAAGCATGGGTAACACTGCAGGAAAATAATGCCGTTGCTGAGATTAATCTGGCCACTAAAACCATCACAGGAATCTGGGGATTAGGAAAAAAAGATATGAGCCTTCCCGGCAATGGCTTTGATGCTTCAGACAATAATGGAGAGGTTTTAATTGCCAATTGGCCGGTAAAAACTTATTACGTTCCGGATGCAGTACAGAATTATAAGGTAGGTAGCACAAATTATATCGTAACAGCCAATGAAGGTGACGAAAAAGATCTTTCAGGATACAGTGAAAGAACGACTGTGGGAGCTAACAACTATACTTTAGATCCTGTATTGTTCCCGAATTCCAGTATTTTAAAGGCTTCCTATAATCTGGGAAGATTCAGGGTTTCATCTGCCACAGGAAATACAGATGGAGATGCAGAATTTGAAGAAATAGCCGCTTTAGGAGCACGTTCGTTCTCTATTTTCAGTACTGATACTAAACAGATTGTGTACGACAGTGGAGATCAGTTTGAAAGATATATTGCAGCCTATCATCCGTTAATTTTTAATACAGATAATGAATCCAATGCCGTTAAAAACAGAAGCCGTGCAAAAGGCCCTGAACCGGAAGGTGTAGCACTGGGAAATATCAACGGGCAGACGTATGCTTTCATCACATTAGAAAGAACCGGAGGGGTTATGGTGTATAATATCACAGACCCTAACAACCCTACTTTCACCGATTATAAACATTCCCGCTCTACTTCAGCTTACGGAGGTGACAACGGCCCTGAAGGAATTATCTACATCGCTCCTGAAAATACAACCACCAATAAAGGTTATGTGATTGTTGCCAATGAAATCAGTGGAACTCTATCCATGTATGAAGTGGCAGTGCCAGCTACACTTGGAACAGGTGAGATAAAAACTGAACAGGTGACTTTCAACGTATTCCCCAATCCTGTCAACAAAGGAAATACACTTTATTTTAACAGAAAACAGGATTACGAATTGTATGATATGTCCGGAAAGTTAATCGGAAAGGAAAAGAATGCTTTAACAATAAGCACATCCAATCTTTCTACCGGAGTTTATCTTATAAAAACGTCAGAAGGGCAGATCAAAAGAGTCATTGTAAAGTAA
- a CDS encoding DUF3060 domain-containing protein has translation MKNIKKAGILAILLLGTGTAFSQSTKTESAKGVEKTEGNKMIHVEGVGHTLNYALNGGTVEVEGGDNTLTVKGSAKTITVSGTGNKVYIDKVDKISMEGGGNMVYYRTSGTKSGKPDVSITGVENKVVKQ, from the coding sequence ATGAAAAATATTAAAAAAGCAGGAATTCTGGCAATTCTTTTACTCGGAACAGGAACAGCTTTCTCACAATCCACAAAAACAGAATCTGCAAAAGGGGTAGAAAAAACAGAAGGTAATAAGATGATACATGTAGAAGGTGTAGGTCATACACTCAATTATGCTCTTAATGGAGGAACTGTTGAGGTAGAAGGTGGTGATAACACATTAACGGTAAAAGGAAGTGCTAAAACAATTACTGTTTCGGGGACAGGTAATAAAGTATACATCGATAAAGTTGACAAAATATCCATGGAAGGCGGTGGCAATATGGTCTACTACCGAACTTCCGGAACGAAATCCGGAAAACCAGACGTTTCCATTACCGGAGTGGAAAATAAAGTTGTAAAACAGTAA
- a CDS encoding NifU family protein yields the protein METNITHEDTVTRVMEALESIRPFLNKDGGDIELIDVKNNQVFVKLLGNCSGCSLNFSTLKLGVENTIKQHAPEIEKVINVE from the coding sequence ATGGAAACAAACATAACGCACGAAGATACAGTAACAAGAGTAATGGAAGCTCTGGAAAGCATCAGACCGTTTTTGAATAAAGACGGTGGTGATATTGAGCTTATTGATGTGAAAAATAATCAGGTGTTTGTGAAACTTTTGGGTAACTGTTCCGGATGTTCGTTGAATTTTTCAACCCTGAAACTAGGTGTTGAAAATACCATCAAACAACATGCGCCGGAAATCGAAAAGGTAATCAATGTAGAGTAA
- a CDS encoding Mrp/NBP35 family ATP-binding protein yields MLTKEKVQDFLKEIEVDDLVNNLQIMGNDVYIDMTAHSPAMHEKKKLEAAMKQAFASEFGEEVHLKLKIVSPEPSEIQQSQIKGKQIPGIQNIIAIASGKGGVGKSTVSANMAVTLAKMGFKVGLLDADIYGPSVPTMFDTEGEKPISVEVNGKSMMKPIENYGVKMLSIGYFSGANQAVVWRGPMASKALNQMIRDAAWGELDFLLIDLPPGTGDIHLSIIQEVPVTGAVIVSTPQHVALADVRKGIAMFQMESINIPVLGLIENMAYFTPEELPENKYYIFGNQGAQYLAEDLGIPVLGEIPLIQSIREAGDVGRPAALQEGSKIADIYTETARKMVESLVERNKSLPPTEAVKISTMAGCSPKAK; encoded by the coding sequence GTTGACGAAAGAAAAGGTTCAGGATTTCCTTAAAGAAATAGAAGTAGACGATTTGGTGAATAATCTTCAGATTATGGGTAATGATGTTTATATTGACATGACTGCTCATTCGCCTGCAATGCACGAAAAGAAAAAACTGGAGGCTGCAATGAAACAGGCTTTTGCCAGTGAGTTTGGAGAAGAAGTTCATTTAAAACTTAAGATCGTTTCTCCGGAGCCTAGTGAAATTCAGCAAAGTCAGATCAAAGGAAAACAAATTCCGGGTATTCAAAATATTATCGCTATTGCTTCCGGTAAAGGAGGAGTAGGAAAATCTACAGTTTCTGCAAATATGGCAGTAACATTGGCAAAAATGGGCTTCAAAGTAGGATTATTAGATGCTGATATCTATGGCCCTTCAGTTCCTACCATGTTTGATACAGAAGGTGAAAAACCAATTTCTGTAGAAGTAAATGGAAAGAGCATGATGAAACCTATTGAGAATTATGGAGTGAAAATGCTTTCAATCGGATATTTCTCAGGAGCTAATCAGGCGGTAGTGTGGAGAGGGCCTATGGCTTCAAAAGCACTAAACCAGATGATCAGAGATGCTGCATGGGGAGAACTGGATTTCTTGTTAATAGATCTTCCTCCGGGAACAGGTGATATTCACTTATCAATTATTCAGGAAGTACCGGTAACAGGTGCAGTGATTGTAAGTACACCTCAGCATGTTGCATTGGCAGATGTTAGAAAGGGTATTGCTATGTTCCAGATGGAAAGTATCAATATTCCGGTTCTTGGATTGATAGAAAATATGGCGTATTTTACACCGGAAGAACTTCCTGAAAATAAATATTATATCTTTGGAAACCAGGGAGCACAATATTTGGCTGAAGATCTTGGAATTCCTGTATTAGGAGAAATTCCATTGATTCAAAGCATCAGAGAAGCAGGAGATGTGGGAAGACCGGCTGCGCTTCAGGAAGGATCTAAAATTGCAGATATCTACACAGAAACGGCCAGAAAAATGGTAGAAAGCTTAGTGGAAAGAAATAAAAGTCTTCCTCCTACTGAAGCAGTGAAAATTTCAACAATGGCAGGATGCTCACCAAAAGCAAAATAA